The following coding sequences lie in one Phragmites australis chromosome 8, lpPhrAust1.1, whole genome shotgun sequence genomic window:
- the LOC133926898 gene encoding ABC transporter C family member 8-like isoform X3 yields the protein MVSVCCVAAAAGYGVTGFQDASNIAAVAPYFVRGLVWVVLAASLHVQPTRPARAVAVLWWGLFSLLITAYNVELLAGGLRLDVAEAIAWPANFLLLLCVLDSLLRRSHGHHQDAPNDDGLSEPLIDKDKAVQYSELYRAGLFSQLAFSWLNPLLRLGRSKVLDLADVPLIAGEDSAQNASQKFAEAWSRHVHDKARSRRSSSLALVLFKCFLGEIALTGFYAFLRMLSIAVSPLLLFAFVWYSNQEERDLRAGLQLVGCLLLMKLVESLSQRHWFFDSRRTGMRIRSALMAVIFQKQLRLSSQGRKNHSTGEIVNYIAVDAYRLGDAISWLHMGWSSPLQLAFAVGTLFWALKLGALPGLAPLVIFGFLNVPFAKILQGYQAKFMVAQDERLRSTSEILNSMKIIKLQSWEEKFRHVIQSLRDAEFRWLSETQMKKAYGAVMYWMSPTVVSAVMYTATAIIGSAPLNASTLFTVLATLRVMAEPVRFLPEILTIMIQYKVSLDRIEKFLLEDEIKEEDVRREPSNDSDIRIQVQDGNFSWNASGAHLSLWNVNLSISRGEKVAVCGPVGSGKSSLLHALLGEIPRISGSVEVFGSVAYVSQNSWIQSGTVRDNILFGKPYNKELYEKAIKACALDKDIENFDHGDLTEIGQRGLNMSGGQKQRIQLARAVYNDADVYLLDDPFSAVDAHTAAVLFYDCVMTALAEKTVFLVTHQVEFLTETDRILVMEGGKVGQQGKYSELLESGTAFEKLVSAHQSSITALDTSASNQNQVQGQLVSDDNIVPSALQATRQASDIEISAKGPSAVIQLTEEEEKGIGVLGWKPYKDYINVSKGTFQFSGMCASQVLFTCFQIMSTYWLAVAVQMDNVSAALLVGAYSGLSIFSCCFAYSRSLFAATLGLKASKAFFSGLMDSVFKAPMSFFDSTPVGRILTRASSDLSILDFDIPYSMAFVATGGIEVVTTVLVMGTVTWQVLVVAIPVTITMVYVQRYYVSSARELVRINGTTKAPVMNYASESILGVVTIRAFTATERFIHNNMKLIDTDATLFFHTVAAQEWVLIRVEALQSLTILTSALFLVLVPPGVISPGFAGLCLSYALTLTSAQVFLTRFYSYLENYIISVERIKQYMHLPSEPPAIIPENRPPSSWPQEGRIDLQDLKVRYRPNAPLVLKGITCVVAAGNKIGVVGRTGSGKSTLISSLFRLVDPAGGRILIDKLDICSVGLKDLRTKLSIIPQEPTLFRGTVRNNLDPLGLHSDQEIWEALEKCQLKTAISSTPALLDTVVSDDGDNWSAGQRQLFCLGRVLLRRNKILVLDEATASIDSATDAILQKVIRQQFSSCTVITIAHRVPTVTDSDRVMVLSYGKLLEYETPAKLLEDKQSAFAKLVAEYWANTRRNST from the exons ATGGTATCCGTGTGCTGCGTCGCGGCTGCCGCAGGGTACGGCGTCACCGGTTTCCAGGATGCCTCAAACATCGCGGCGGTGGCTCCTTACTTCGTCAGGGGGTTGGTCTGGGTCGTCCTGGCGGCTTCGTTGCACGTCCAGCCGACGAGGCCGGCGAGGGCCGTCGCCGTCCTCTGGTGGGGCCTCTTCTCGTTGCTCATCACCGCGTACAATGTGGAGCTCCTTGCCGGGGGCCTCCGGCTCGACGTCGCAGAAGCAATAGCGTGGCCGGCGAACTTCCTCCTGCTTCTCTGCGTCCTCGACTCACTGCTCCGGCGAAGCCACGGGCACCACCAGGACGCCCCCAACGACGACGGCTTGTCGGAGCCTCTGATCGACAAGGACAAAGCGGTGCAGTACTCGGAGCTGTACCGGGCTGGCCTGTTCAGTCAGCTCGCCTTCTCCTGGCTGAACCCTCTGCTCCGTCTCGGCCGCTCCAAGGTGCTAGACCTCGCCGACGTCCCGCTCATCGCCGGCGAGGACAGCGCGCAGAACGCCTCGCAGAAGTTCGCCGAGGCCTGGAGCCGCCATGTGCACGACAAGGCGAGGAGCCGCCGGagcagcagcctcgccctcgTCTTGTTCAAGTGCTTCCTCGGGGAGATCGCGCTCACCGGCTTCTACGCCTTCCTGAGAATGCTGTCTATAGCGGTGTCCCCTCTACTGCTCTTCGCCTTCGTGTGGTACAGCAACCAGGAAGAGAGGGACCTCCGCGCCGGCCTGCAGCTCGTCGGCTGCTTGCTGCTCATGAAGCTCGTCGAGTCGCTATCGCAGCGGCATTGGTTCTTCGACTCGAGGAGGACCGGGATGCGCATCCGGTCTGCGCTGATGGCGGTCATCTTCCAGAAGCAGCTCAGGCTGTCTAGCCAAGGGAGGAAGAACCACTCCACCGGCGAGATCGTCAACTACATTGCGGTCGACGCGTACCGGCTTGGCGACGCCATCAGCTGGCTGCACATGGGGTGGAGCTCGCCACTTCAGCTAGCCTTTGCAGTGGGCACGCTCTTCTGGGCACTGAAGCTTGGGGCTCTTCCCGGTCTAGCCCCCCTCGTCATCTTCGGCTTCCTCAACGTGCCGTTCGCGAAGATCTTGCAAGGGTACCAGGCAAAGTTCATGGTTGCGCAGGACGAGAGGCTCCGGTCGACGTCCGAGATACTGAACAGCATGAAGATCATCAAGCTGCAGTCATGGGAGGAGAAGTTCCGGCACGTCATCCAGTCGCTCAGGGACGCCGAGTTCAGATGGCTGAGCGAGACCCAAATGAAGAAGGCCTATGGAGCGGTCATGTACTGGATGTCCCCGACGGTCGTCTCCGCAGTGATGTACACCGCGACGGCGATCATCGGGAGCGCACCCCTGAATGCCAGTACACtcttcactgtcttggccaccctGAGAGTCATGGCTGAGCCGGTGAGGTTTCTTCCTGAGATCCTCACAATAATGATCCAGTACAAGGTGTCGTTAGACCGTATCGAGAAGTTCCTCCTCGAAGATGAGATCAAAGAGGAGGATGTGAGGAGGGAACCTTCTAATGACTCTGACATCAGAATTCAAGTCCAAGATGGAAATTTCAGCTGGAATGCAAGTGGGGCTCATCTGTCACTTTGGAATGTTAACCTTAGCATCAGTAGAGGCGAGAAAGTGGCCGTCTGCGGCCCGGTTGGCTCAGGGAAATCTTCACTCCTGCATGCGTTACTTGGGGAGATACCTAGGATATCAGGATCA GTTGAGGTATTTGGCTCAGTGGCATATGTTTCACAGAACTCCTGGATACAGAGTGGGACTGTCCGCGACAACATACTCTTCGGGAAGCCGTACAACAAGGAACTGTATGAGAAGGCAATCAAGGCTTGTGCTCTGGACAAGGATATAGAAAATTTTGATCATGGAGACCTGACAGAGATTGGTCAGAGAGGACTCAACATGAGTGGAGGCCAGAAGCAAAGGATTCAGCTGGCTAGAGCCGTCTACAATGATGCAGATGTTTATCTCCTGGATGACCCTTTCAGTGCAGTTGATGCACACACCGCTGCGGTTCTTTTCTAT GATTGTGTAATGACGGCACTTGCAGAGAAGACGGTTTTTCTTGTGACCCACCAAGTTGAATTTCTAACTGAAACTGATAGGATTCTG GTAATGGAAGGAGGTAAAGTTGGTCAACAAGGGAAATATTCAGAACTACTGGAATCTGGGACAGCATTTGAGAAGCTGGTTTCTGCTCACCAATCTTCGATCACAGCATTGGATACTAGTGCCAGCAACCAGAACCAAGTTCAAGGGCAACTGGTGTCTGATGATAACATAGTGCCAAGTGCATTGCAGGCTACAAGGCAGGCTAGCGACATCGAAATCTCTGCAAAAGGGCCTTCAGCAGTCATCCAGCTgacagaagaggaggagaaggggatcGGCGTCCTGGGATGGAAGCCATACAAAGACTACATAAATGTCTCCAAGGGCACTTTCCAATTCTCAGGCATGTGTGCTTCTCAGGTGCTCTTCACATGCTTTCAGATCATGTCCACATACTGGTTGGCGGTAGCTGTTCAGATGGATAACGTCAGTGCTGCACTTCTAGTTGGGGCCTATTCTGGGCTCTCCATCTTCAGCTGCTGCTTCGCCTACTCTAGAAGCCTTTTCGCGGCTACTCTGGGGCTCAAGGCCTCCAAAGCATTCTTCAGCGGGCTAATGGATTCTGTTTTCAAGGCTCCAATGTCATTTTTTGACTCAACACCAGTGGGAAGAATTTTAACAAGG GCATCTTCAGATTTAAGCATTCTGGACTTCGACATACCTTACTCCATGGCTTTTGTGGCCACGGGCGGTATTGAGGTTGTAACTACAGTACTGGTCATGGGTACTGTAACTTGGCAAGTCTTGGTTGTAGCAATCCCAGTTACAATCACCATGGTATATGTTCAA AGGTACTATGTTTCATCAGCCAGAGAGCTAGTAAGAATCAATGGAACGACGAAGGCACCTGTCATGAACTATGCATCGGAATCAATTCTTGGTGTGGTGACGATCAGGGCGTTTACAGCAACAGAGAGGTTCATCCACAACAACATGAAGCTCATCGACACCGATGCAACGCTGTTCTTCCACACCGTTGCTGCGCAGGAGTGGGTGCTCATAAGAGTAGAGGCACTGCAGTCCTTGACAATACTTACATCAGCATTGTTCCTTGTTTTGGTTCCTCCAGGAGTAATTTCACCAG GCTTTGCGGGACTTTGCCTCTCCTATGCTTTGACGCTGACTTCAGCACAGGTCTTCTTGACAAGGTTCTATTCCTACTTGGAAAACTACATCATCTCAGTCGAGCGAATCAAGCAGTATATGCACCTCCCGTCGGAGCCACCAGCCATTATACCAGAAAATAGACCTCCAAGTTCATGGCCGCAGGAGGGAAGGATAGACCTGCAAGATTTGAAG GTAAGATACCGTCCAAATGCACCACTTGTTCTCAAAGGAATCACTTGCGTTGTCGCTGCTGGGAACAAGATTGGGGTTGTAGGAAGGACAGGGAGCGGGAAATCAACGCTTATCAGCTCATTGTTCCGTCTCGTTGATCCTGCGGGTGGGAGGATACTTATTGACAAGTTGGATATCTGCTCTGTGGGCCTCAAGGATCTAAGGACTAAACTGAGTATTATCCCTCAAGAACCTACACTGTTCAGGGGAACTGTGCGCAATAATTTGGATCCCCTTGGCCTTCATTCCGACCAAGAGATTTGGGAG GCCTTGGAGAAGTGTCAACTAAAAACAGCAATTAGCAGCACCCCTGCCCTTCTTGATACAGTAG TGAGCGACGATGGCGATAACTGGAGCGCTGGACAGCGTCAGCTCTTCTGTCTTGGCAGGGTTCTCCTACGCAGGAACAAAATTCTAGTTCTAGATGAGGCAACAGCTTCCATCGACTCTGCAACAGATGCGATACTGCAGAAAGTCATCAGGCAACAGTTCTCGAGTTGCACAGTGATAACCATAGCTCACAGGGTTCCAACTGTGACAGACAGTGACAGGGTCATGGTACTTTCCTACG GGAAGCTTCTGGAATATGAGACACCAGCCAAGCTGTTGGAAGACAAACAATCAGCCTTTGCTAAACTTGTGGCGGAGTATTGGGCTAATACCAGACGGAATTCAACATGA